The Armatimonadota bacterium genome window below encodes:
- the tilS gene encoding tRNA lysidine(34) synthetase TilS, translating into MLDKLQGHLFAANLIPAGSRVLVGYSGGADSTCLVHLLAQLKVDFVAAHLHHGQRTDADKEMALSEAFCQSLDVPFVSGRADVPRMSRDLKIGLEEAGRMARYNFLNQAAKRFECDLVATAHTGTDSVETILFNLVRGTGPSGLTGIDSSRNGLIRPLLPFSRSETLAYCQENGLWFHNDPANESMDFSRARLRHRVSPELALVNPGYESAILRCASIISEENQFLNGAAANALERAEIPLNGPLGFLTRDAEVAFDRELIGSLPPVLFKRACRLAVSALGASIDFEQTEAITSGFGSGVSGSVTSDGGTVVAEWDEKLLHFRQLQPTEPFRFMLTCPGETESEEFGWKITAHHSPRTKKRNDRTALRVEVSIAKTQGELYFRSTQPGDSMQPLGFEGTRKLSDLLSEAKLTKAARSRLPIICDFVGPIWAPGVCLSHRIDKEPECERVLALEFEPMIGSTQSGND; encoded by the coding sequence GTGCTTGACAAGCTCCAAGGGCATCTTTTTGCAGCAAATCTGATTCCAGCGGGTTCGCGGGTTCTGGTTGGTTACAGCGGCGGAGCCGACAGCACTTGCCTAGTTCACCTTTTGGCTCAACTTAAAGTTGATTTCGTGGCGGCCCACTTGCACCATGGTCAGCGCACAGATGCTGACAAAGAGATGGCCCTTTCCGAGGCGTTTTGCCAATCGCTCGATGTACCTTTCGTGAGTGGAAGAGCCGACGTTCCTCGGATGTCGCGGGATCTGAAGATTGGGTTAGAAGAAGCTGGCCGAATGGCTCGCTACAACTTTCTGAATCAGGCGGCGAAACGATTTGAGTGCGATCTTGTTGCGACCGCTCATACCGGAACAGATTCGGTTGAAACGATTTTATTCAACCTCGTACGCGGAACCGGGCCGAGCGGTCTCACTGGCATTGATTCTTCTCGAAATGGATTGATTCGACCATTGCTACCGTTTTCGCGTTCCGAAACTTTGGCGTATTGCCAAGAGAACGGCCTCTGGTTCCACAATGACCCTGCCAACGAGTCCATGGACTTTTCCCGGGCCCGGCTGAGGCACCGAGTTTCGCCGGAGCTGGCCCTTGTGAACCCTGGGTACGAGTCGGCGATCCTCCGATGCGCTTCGATCATTAGCGAAGAAAATCAGTTTTTGAATGGCGCAGCCGCCAACGCCCTGGAGCGAGCCGAGATACCACTGAACGGCCCTTTGGGATTCCTCACCCGAGATGCCGAGGTCGCGTTTGACCGGGAGTTGATCGGTTCGTTACCGCCCGTCCTGTTCAAGCGCGCTTGTAGGCTGGCCGTTTCTGCCCTTGGAGCTTCGATTGATTTCGAACAAACGGAGGCGATCACTTCGGGATTTGGATCAGGGGTCTCAGGCTCGGTCACCTCAGACGGAGGCACGGTCGTTGCAGAGTGGGATGAAAAGCTGCTCCACTTCCGTCAGCTTCAACCAACTGAGCCGTTTCGATTTATGCTCACCTGCCCTGGCGAAACCGAGAGCGAAGAGTTCGGGTGGAAAATCACAGCCCACCACTCGCCCAGGACAAAAAAGAGGAACGACCGGACGGCGTTGCGCGTCGAAGTCAGCATAGCTAAGACTCAAGGCGAACTTTATTTCCGCTCCACTCAACCTGGCGACTCGATGCAGCCTCTAGGATTTGAGGGAACGCGAAAGCTGAGCGACCTACTCTCGGAGGCCAAACTGACCAAAGCCGCACGGTCGCGATTACCGATTATCTGCGACTTTGTGGGTCCGATTTGGGCACCTGGGGTGTGTTTATCGCACAGAATAGATAAGGAACCCGAGTGTGAGCGGGTGTTGGCGCTTGAATTTGAGCCGATGATAGGTTCTACTCAAAGCGGCAACGATTGA
- the ftsH gene encoding ATP-dependent zinc metalloprotease FtsH, whose protein sequence is MRNNRNALFAVVSLIVVSLLVMMVANPNNLRLAGKTETWDNSKFIDRLEKGEIAEITWRGREVSGKDSKGENFEFNWAEQNSEAGKSLLGRIDKANDKLTGEGKTAIQLKFEENTAGNALIGLLSFLAPMVLVGLMFYFLVFRAAQQNGNQAMNFGKSKARRVGESGPKVTFDDVAGIDEAKQELFEVVDFLKNTKKYAALGAKIPKGILLTGPPGVGKTHLARAIAGEAGVPFFHISGSDFVEMFVGVGAARVRDLFETAKAHRPSLIFVDEIDAVGRQRGAGMGGGHDEREQTLNQLLVEMDGFDPNSGVIMIAATNRPDVLDPALLRPGRFDRQIVVDAPDQSGRKAILNIHSKGKPLDSDVDIETLSRRTPGFTGADLANTLNEGALLAARHNRTKIGMRDLEEALDRVIAGPQRKSRIMDEEERKVIAFHEAGHAVIGEVLEHSDNVHKVTILPRGMSLGSTWHLPDQDKYLVSKEELLDDITSLLGGRVAEELAFGRVWTGASNDLQRVTAIARAMVTKYGMSEKLGTLAIGTSKENPFLGRDYYEERNYSEDIAKAVDEEVHAIVDRCRARAIEILTSHREQLDAVVAALLERETLDREEFLAVMAGNELPALKHVEEPPVATELKEAEKPSTPAKTPPRLEPGTI, encoded by the coding sequence TTGAGAAATAACCGAAATGCCCTGTTCGCCGTGGTGTCACTGATCGTAGTGTCGCTGCTCGTGATGATGGTGGCAAATCCAAACAACCTTCGCCTTGCAGGCAAGACTGAAACTTGGGACAATTCAAAGTTTATCGATCGACTAGAGAAAGGCGAAATCGCCGAGATCACGTGGAGAGGACGCGAAGTCTCTGGCAAAGATTCCAAAGGCGAAAATTTTGAGTTCAATTGGGCCGAACAAAACTCAGAGGCTGGCAAGTCGCTACTAGGTCGAATTGACAAGGCCAACGATAAGTTGACCGGTGAGGGAAAAACGGCTATTCAACTCAAGTTTGAGGAGAATACGGCCGGAAACGCACTGATCGGACTCCTCTCCTTCTTGGCTCCGATGGTTCTCGTTGGGCTGATGTTCTACTTCCTGGTGTTCCGCGCTGCTCAACAGAACGGCAACCAGGCGATGAACTTCGGCAAGAGCAAGGCTCGCCGGGTCGGAGAGAGTGGACCAAAGGTCACATTCGATGACGTTGCAGGAATCGATGAAGCAAAGCAAGAGCTCTTTGAAGTCGTCGACTTCCTCAAGAACACCAAAAAATATGCCGCTCTAGGGGCAAAGATCCCCAAGGGAATCCTGCTGACGGGCCCTCCAGGTGTTGGTAAGACTCACTTGGCCCGAGCCATCGCTGGCGAAGCGGGAGTTCCGTTCTTCCACATTTCCGGTTCTGACTTCGTGGAAATGTTCGTCGGTGTCGGTGCGGCACGAGTCCGAGACCTGTTCGAGACCGCCAAGGCTCACCGACCTTCTCTTATCTTTGTTGACGAAATCGACGCAGTCGGTCGTCAGCGAGGCGCCGGCATGGGGGGCGGCCACGACGAGCGCGAGCAAACCCTTAACCAGCTCCTGGTTGAGATGGACGGCTTTGACCCCAACTCAGGTGTCATCATGATTGCTGCAACGAACCGACCCGATGTCTTGGATCCGGCACTTCTTCGGCCAGGTCGCTTTGACCGTCAAATCGTTGTCGATGCTCCGGACCAATCCGGTCGCAAAGCGATTCTGAACATTCACTCCAAAGGCAAGCCGTTGGATAGCGATGTCGATATTGAGACCCTTTCCCGGCGAACGCCCGGTTTCACCGGTGCGGACTTGGCAAACACTTTGAACGAGGGAGCCCTTCTCGCCGCACGGCACAATCGAACGAAGATTGGTATGCGCGACCTTGAAGAAGCGCTTGATCGTGTCATCGCCGGTCCTCAGCGCAAGAGCCGGATCATGGACGAGGAAGAGCGAAAGGTTATCGCTTTCCACGAAGCTGGTCACGCCGTCATCGGTGAGGTACTGGAGCACTCGGACAACGTTCACAAGGTCACGATCTTGCCACGAGGCATGTCGCTTGGCTCGACCTGGCACTTGCCTGACCAAGACAAGTACCTCGTTTCAAAAGAAGAGCTTCTTGACGACATCACTTCGCTACTCGGTGGTCGCGTGGCAGAGGAACTGGCGTTTGGACGAGTTTGGACGGGAGCTTCAAACGACCTTCAGCGAGTCACTGCCATCGCTAGAGCCATGGTGACAAAGTACGGCATGAGCGAAAAGCTTGGAACTTTGGCGATCGGGACCTCGAAGGAGAATCCGTTCCTTGGTAGGGACTACTACGAAGAGCGCAACTACTCGGAGGATATCGCCAAAGCGGTTGACGAGGAAGTCCACGCCATTGTTGATCGATGCCGAGCACGAGCGATTGAGATTTTGACGTCTCACAGGGAGCAGCTCGACGCAGTCGTCGCCGCTCTTCTGGAGCGCGAGACGCTGGACCGAGAAGAGTTCCTAGCCGTAATGGCGGGCAACGAGCTTCCCGCACTCAAGCATGTGGAAGAGCCTCCTGTCGCGACGGAACTCAAGGAAGCCGAAAAGCCGTCGACCCCAGCAAAAACGCCCCCAAGGTTAGAACCAGGGACGATTTAA
- a CDS encoding tetratricopeptide repeat protein encodes MNIEDLYQKGFEQRCEGNYGDAKATLSRVLAADPNHVNARHQLALIQGFEGDFDGSLAALEALAKQAPQNLDVRYDFAMTMMMLGDYEGACSHLKFILSVNPNHDKAKQQAIYC; translated from the coding sequence ATGAACATTGAGGATCTTTACCAAAAGGGTTTCGAGCAACGGTGCGAGGGGAACTACGGAGACGCGAAGGCGACTCTTAGTCGCGTTTTAGCGGCGGATCCGAATCATGTGAATGCTCGTCACCAGCTTGCCCTGATCCAGGGTTTCGAGGGGGATTTCGACGGTTCGCTTGCCGCACTTGAGGCACTCGCTAAGCAGGCCCCCCAGAATCTTGATGTCCGCTACGACTTCGCAATGACCATGATGATGCTCGGCGACTACGAAGGCGCTTGTAGCCACCTTAAGTTCATTCTGAGCGTGAATCCTAACCACGACAAGGCAAAGCAGCAAGCGATTTATTGCTAA
- a CDS encoding ATP-dependent Clp protease adaptor ClpS: MSQTIFEQQKDETGYAGRYMAVIHNNDHTPYDLVLLTVMAATECGVEEAEIETWEAHHYGKAPIHFDTQAECERIAQVVGAIGVKTTVCPEWND; the protein is encoded by the coding sequence ATGAGTCAGACAATTTTTGAGCAGCAGAAGGACGAGACTGGTTATGCCGGTCGCTACATGGCGGTGATCCATAATAACGATCACACGCCTTACGATCTTGTGCTTCTGACCGTCATGGCCGCCACCGAATGCGGCGTAGAGGAAGCGGAGATCGAGACCTGGGAGGCGCATCACTATGGCAAAGCCCCGATTCACTTTGACACTCAAGCGGAGTGCGAGCGGATCGCACAAGTCGTCGGAGCTATTGGAGTGAAAACCACCGTCTGTCCGGAGTGGAACGACTAA
- a CDS encoding ATP-dependent Clp protease adaptor ClpS, translating into MTETITRPDLEGGTNTQTESWIVVVYNNEQNTYDEVMMILMVATHCDEEEAYIETWEVDHLGKSVVHNAGREECDDVANIIRQIGIKVEVIAE; encoded by the coding sequence ATGACTGAGACGATCACAAGGCCCGACCTCGAAGGCGGAACAAACACCCAGACCGAGAGCTGGATTGTCGTCGTTTACAACAACGAGCAGAACACCTATGACGAAGTCATGATGATCCTCATGGTCGCCACTCATTGCGACGAGGAGGAAGCCTACATCGAGACCTGGGAAGTGGACCACCTCGGAAAGTCCGTCGTCCATAACGCCGGAAGAGAAGAATGCGACGATGTGGCAAACATCATTCGACAAATAGGCATAAAAGTCGAAGTCATCGCTGAGTAA
- a CDS encoding S41 family peptidase, producing MKTFRLLPLVALLIASNGFAQTIDKNPEARAEVLESLTTKIEQTAFIPGIDFKKFREFLAAEKPRIDEAKNDEEFRNSVNVALRKFGFSHILLATPKDMDQRTTGKTTGIGITSIFSDGGRLVTRVVEDSPASKAGLEVGDLIIEIDGKKIDEKTVMVGEAGTIVKLRVKKADGKTYDFTITRRLVSTVVKDTIKEIAPKTMLLTIHTFDRAYDRSAVDALMKQAIGSDNLVVDLRLNGGGAVLNLFHLAGYFLDSDVRMGTMLNRASLTKFRLEQKREPADLKELAPYSTIQLSADEQSIGFRGNVVILINGGTGSASEIFTASMREQYGKIVNENGNEEYDPKIGQLNVVGQKSAGAVLFSTYNPIAQGFYVQLPIADYLTSAGVRLEANPLSPDVMVEAPPFILPGKPDKALEAALAIFERIKIRKQRGG from the coding sequence ATGAAAACCTTCCGCCTTCTACCGTTGGTCGCCTTGCTGATCGCAAGCAACGGATTTGCCCAAACCATCGACAAAAACCCAGAGGCACGTGCGGAGGTCCTGGAATCGCTCACAACAAAGATTGAGCAAACTGCCTTCATTCCGGGAATCGACTTCAAGAAGTTCAGGGAGTTCCTCGCTGCTGAGAAGCCGCGAATCGACGAAGCGAAAAACGACGAGGAGTTTCGAAACTCGGTCAATGTGGCCCTTCGAAAATTTGGCTTCAGTCACATCCTTCTCGCCACGCCCAAGGACATGGATCAGCGAACCACCGGGAAAACAACCGGAATCGGGATCACCAGCATCTTCTCTGACGGTGGTCGACTCGTCACGCGAGTAGTCGAGGATAGCCCCGCGTCAAAGGCTGGCCTTGAAGTTGGTGACCTCATCATCGAGATTGACGGGAAGAAGATCGACGAGAAGACAGTGATGGTGGGCGAAGCAGGCACCATCGTCAAGCTCCGAGTTAAGAAGGCGGATGGCAAAACATATGACTTCACCATCACACGACGACTAGTTTCTACCGTCGTCAAAGACACGATTAAGGAGATCGCTCCAAAGACGATGCTCCTGACCATCCACACGTTCGACCGAGCCTACGACCGGTCGGCAGTGGATGCTCTGATGAAGCAGGCAATCGGTTCGGACAATCTGGTCGTGGATTTGCGCCTGAATGGTGGAGGCGCGGTCCTAAACCTTTTCCACTTGGCTGGCTACTTCTTAGACTCGGACGTCAGGATGGGAACGATGCTCAACCGCGCTTCGCTCACCAAGTTCCGCTTAGAGCAAAAGCGCGAGCCGGCCGACCTGAAGGAGCTTGCGCCTTACTCGACGATTCAACTCAGCGCGGACGAGCAGTCGATCGGTTTCCGTGGGAATGTGGTGATCCTCATCAACGGCGGAACCGGAAGCGCCAGCGAGATTTTCACGGCCTCGATGCGCGAACAGTACGGCAAGATCGTGAACGAGAACGGTAATGAAGAGTACGACCCAAAGATCGGACAACTCAACGTCGTCGGCCAGAAATCTGCAGGTGCGGTGCTATTCTCCACCTATAATCCCATTGCCCAGGGCTTTTATGTTCAGCTTCCGATTGCAGATTATCTGACCAGCGCAGGTGTCCGACTCGAGGCAAATCCTCTATCACCAGACGTTATGGTCGAAGCACCGCCCTTCATCTTGCCTGGAAAGCCAGACAAGGCCCTGGAAGCTGCCCTCGCAATATTTGAGAGGATCAAGATTAGAAAACAAAGAGGCGGTTAG
- a CDS encoding ABC transporter permease: protein MIDLVKQCITMSIPLVLIALAGFFSERGGVINIGLEGKTLLACFFSVAFSSKFGPIPGLALTIIATSLVSLIHWLLTQVYRMDHIISGMAINLLATGATSFFKFRFAADGLQDSAVPPKMLLYALGIIAPIALYWLSHKTKFGLQHRSAGSDPDKARLLGINPQNIRFSALVGTGVLCALAGSLLVAETPQFTDGMTSGRGYIALAALILGGWRPVNAALACLLFGAASALQIQYNGQYIPSEAWKSLPYIVTLFAIAGFLGKNRTPAGLGKP, encoded by the coding sequence ATGATTGATCTTGTGAAGCAGTGCATCACAATGTCGATCCCGCTCGTGCTCATCGCCCTGGCAGGTTTCTTCAGCGAACGTGGTGGAGTGATCAACATTGGCCTGGAAGGAAAGACTCTTCTCGCCTGCTTCTTCTCCGTGGCCTTTTCCTCGAAGTTTGGCCCGATTCCGGGCCTGGCTCTCACCATCATCGCAACGAGCCTGGTTTCGCTGATCCACTGGCTACTAACGCAGGTTTACCGGATGGACCACATCATCAGCGGAATGGCAATCAACCTACTTGCCACCGGGGCGACGAGCTTCTTCAAGTTCAGGTTCGCCGCCGACGGGCTTCAGGACTCCGCCGTTCCGCCCAAGATGCTTCTCTACGCGCTAGGAATCATCGCTCCGATCGCGCTCTACTGGCTGAGCCACAAGACAAAGTTTGGCCTCCAGCATCGCAGCGCCGGAAGCGATCCCGACAAGGCGCGTCTGCTCGGCATCAACCCCCAAAACATACGCTTTTCGGCTCTGGTCGGAACCGGAGTGCTTTGCGCCCTGGCCGGTTCCCTGCTCGTCGCCGAAACGCCTCAATTCACCGACGGAATGACATCTGGACGAGGCTACATTGCCCTTGCCGCGCTCATTTTGGGTGGGTGGAGACCGGTCAATGCCGCATTGGCTTGCTTGCTTTTCGGAGCCGCCAGCGCGCTTCAGATTCAGTACAATGGGCAATACATCCCCTCGGAAGCTTGGAAGAGCCTTCCGTACATCGTGACACTTTTCGCCATCGCCGGTTTCCTGGGAAAGAACCGAACACCGGCTGGACTCGGTAAACCCTAG
- a CDS encoding ABC transporter permease — translation MKILALIAGGIVLFLASLWAAGANPVTAISQLVTGSVGSASALSGTVREMTPLLILGVSVFLALKAGLFNIGAEGQFVIGACFSAATMLAIGGPLGVVAGVLVGAISGGLWALPAGYIKAFRNGHEVITTIMLNNIAINLTKWLVSGPFKGEKAVSATSATLPVNSQLTPLFKIGQFELPQAVVVGVLLTIGVGYWLSKTTSGYELRAAGANPTAAEFAGVKTKQVTVKAMFLSGAIAGIAGALQIAQFEHRFYDGSSVGYGFDALGVALLAGGNAYGLFASSFLFGALNKGGTSLMGLGIDKGITTMVLAIVIIIFAAVKYRQRGGRND, via the coding sequence ATGAAGATCCTCGCTCTGATCGCCGGTGGAATTGTCCTGTTTTTAGCCTCGCTATGGGCTGCCGGAGCGAATCCCGTGACGGCAATAAGCCAGCTCGTCACGGGCTCTGTCGGCTCGGCAAGTGCTCTGAGCGGAACGGTCCGAGAGATGACCCCGCTCCTCATTCTCGGGGTTTCCGTTTTTCTCGCGCTCAAGGCGGGTCTGTTTAATATCGGTGCCGAAGGTCAGTTCGTGATTGGCGCTTGTTTCTCTGCAGCGACGATGCTCGCCATCGGCGGACCACTAGGGGTCGTCGCCGGAGTCTTGGTTGGAGCGATTAGCGGTGGACTCTGGGCACTTCCGGCGGGTTACATCAAGGCGTTCCGCAACGGGCACGAGGTCATTACGACGATTATGCTTAACAACATAGCGATCAACCTCACGAAGTGGTTAGTGAGCGGCCCGTTTAAGGGCGAAAAAGCGGTGAGCGCAACCAGTGCAACTCTTCCTGTCAACTCTCAGCTCACTCCGCTTTTCAAGATCGGTCAGTTCGAGCTTCCTCAAGCGGTGGTCGTAGGCGTATTGCTAACGATTGGAGTTGGGTATTGGCTCTCAAAAACGACGAGCGGCTATGAACTGAGGGCTGCCGGAGCAAACCCTACCGCCGCTGAGTTCGCGGGGGTTAAGACTAAGCAGGTTACCGTCAAGGCGATGTTCCTCAGCGGAGCGATCGCCGGGATTGCCGGTGCCCTTCAAATCGCTCAGTTCGAGCACCGATTCTATGACGGTTCAAGCGTAGGCTATGGTTTCGACGCGCTCGGTGTCGCTCTCCTGGCGGGCGGGAATGCCTACGGTCTCTTCGCAAGCAGCTTCCTCTTCGGTGCCCTCAACAAGGGCGGAACGAGCCTGATGGGGCTGGGCATCGATAAGGGTATTACGACGATGGTGCTCGCCATTGTCATTATCATTTTCGCGGCGGTTAAGTATCGCCAGCGAGGAGGTCGAAATGATTGA
- a CDS encoding ATP-binding cassette domain-containing protein: MNLAVEMSQISKRYGDVQALDSVSLRVEKGTIHALVGENGAGKTTLMKALYGAMSPDSGSISINGAPVTLRTSREAIAQGVGMVSQHYGIIGELTNLENLILGAEDGSVLNSAWNEERAQHLAQQMGFEFDWTAESSTLSPAGGQKLEILKLLWRNSQIMILDEPTAMLSPQDSDALYASLKQLAEQGTTIIVVTHRLPEVFEHCRRVTVVRGGLHIADHEVSEVTATQLAEEIVGGSVIERPTPVSNARTTNSLEINNLQVKGDKGQIAVKSVSFALKKGQLVGIAGVDGNGQRELFHAIIGHSKPIAGSVEHDGKDWTSSSIAERISAGLRVIPEDRHHEGVIEDWSLYENSSLGLQRLPEFAKIASGQQELAATMAEKFSTKHGGLSQPMSSLSGGNQQRFVAGRALQLSPNLILAFQPARGLDLNSTTKVYQEIRRRCDEGATAIIVSFDLDELLDFCDRILVMNHGEMFEPQPAEARDRAAIGRLMVGAA, from the coding sequence ATGAACCTCGCTGTTGAGATGAGCCAGATCAGCAAGCGGTACGGCGACGTACAGGCTCTGGATTCGGTTTCCCTGCGAGTCGAAAAAGGAACGATTCACGCCCTCGTCGGAGAAAACGGCGCAGGAAAAACGACCCTAATGAAGGCTCTATACGGGGCGATGTCTCCGGATTCAGGTTCGATCTCAATCAATGGTGCCCCGGTCACGCTCCGGACCAGCCGAGAGGCAATTGCCCAAGGGGTTGGAATGGTGAGCCAGCACTACGGCATCATCGGAGAGCTCACCAACCTCGAAAACTTGATTCTTGGAGCAGAAGATGGTTCGGTCCTGAATTCGGCTTGGAATGAAGAGCGTGCGCAGCACCTTGCTCAACAAATGGGATTTGAGTTTGACTGGACTGCCGAAAGCTCGACGTTGAGCCCGGCTGGTGGGCAGAAGCTCGAAATTCTCAAGCTTTTGTGGCGCAACTCCCAGATCATGATCCTGGATGAGCCAACCGCAATGCTGTCGCCGCAAGACAGCGATGCGCTCTACGCCAGCTTGAAGCAGCTTGCAGAGCAGGGGACGACAATTATTGTCGTTACCCACCGCCTTCCGGAGGTCTTCGAGCATTGCAGGCGGGTCACCGTCGTGAGGGGCGGACTCCACATTGCCGACCACGAAGTCAGCGAGGTTACTGCGACCCAGCTTGCGGAGGAGATCGTCGGTGGAAGCGTCATCGAACGGCCAACTCCGGTTTCCAACGCCCGGACCACGAACAGCCTCGAAATCAACAACCTGCAGGTCAAGGGCGACAAGGGGCAAATCGCGGTCAAGAGCGTTTCGTTTGCACTCAAAAAGGGGCAACTCGTTGGAATCGCCGGAGTCGATGGGAATGGTCAACGAGAGCTGTTTCATGCGATCATCGGTCACTCCAAGCCGATTGCTGGTTCAGTTGAGCACGATGGAAAGGATTGGACCTCCTCGAGCATCGCAGAGAGAATTTCTGCGGGCCTGCGGGTAATTCCTGAAGACCGCCACCACGAAGGCGTTATCGAAGACTGGAGTCTTTACGAAAACTCTTCGCTCGGGCTCCAGCGGCTCCCAGAGTTTGCGAAAATCGCCAGCGGTCAACAAGAGCTTGCCGCGACCATGGCGGAAAAGTTTAGCACCAAGCATGGTGGCTTGAGTCAGCCGATGAGCAGCCTCAGCGGCGGCAACCAGCAGCGATTCGTTGCTGGTAGGGCGTTGCAACTGTCTCCGAACCTCATCCTTGCTTTCCAGCCGGCTCGCGGCCTCGATCTGAACAGTACGACGAAGGTTTATCAGGAGATCCGTCGCCGCTGCGACGAAGGCGCGACAGCAATCATTGTCAGTTTTGATCTGGACGAGCTCCTCGATTTTTGTGATCGAATCCTCGTGATGAATCACGGCGAGATGTTTGAGCCTCAGCCGGCTGAAGCTCGTGATCGAGCCGCCATTGGGCGGCTGATGGTGGGAGCGGCATGA
- a CDS encoding NAD(P)-dependent oxidoreductase, translating into MARIGFVGLGVMGAPMAGHLVSAGHSVTVWNRTQGKADWLVEKGAKLAPNLASLAESSDVIISCVGRSEDVEQVVVAMADCATEGTLFIDQSTIEPAMARSLALRLAEKGLRFVDAPVTGGSMGAQNGTLTIFCGGSNEDVSEAIDVMKPYSKRAERVGEVGAGQMMKLANQVAVGGALVGLCESLAFASKAGLDVEQAHAMIGGGAGGSWAFQNYGPKLLTADWTPGFSVKNQTKDFGYCESAAAELGVEVPMTALVNQLLKRLSEVGREEDTTAALYDVYLDRL; encoded by the coding sequence ATGGCGCGGATTGGCTTTGTAGGGTTAGGGGTCATGGGCGCGCCGATGGCAGGGCATCTTGTGTCCGCCGGACACTCGGTCACCGTTTGGAACCGCACTCAGGGCAAAGCTGACTGGCTCGTCGAGAAAGGAGCCAAACTCGCACCAAATCTTGCCTCGCTCGCCGAGTCGTCGGATGTGATCATCTCTTGCGTTGGCCGAAGCGAAGATGTCGAGCAAGTCGTCGTCGCGATGGCTGACTGCGCAACCGAAGGCACGCTCTTCATCGATCAGAGCACTATTGAACCAGCTATGGCGCGCTCACTCGCGTTGCGGCTTGCCGAGAAAGGACTTCGATTCGTAGATGCGCCCGTCACTGGTGGCTCGATGGGTGCCCAAAACGGAACGCTCACCATCTTCTGCGGCGGTTCCAATGAAGATGTTTCGGAAGCAATCGATGTCATGAAACCCTACTCCAAACGAGCCGAGCGAGTCGGCGAGGTTGGGGCTGGTCAGATGATGAAACTTGCCAACCAAGTTGCCGTAGGCGGTGCGCTTGTGGGACTCTGTGAGAGCCTTGCTTTTGCCTCCAAAGCTGGACTTGATGTCGAGCAAGCTCATGCTATGATTGGCGGTGGAGCCGGGGGTAGCTGGGCGTTTCAGAACTACGGACCAAAGCTGTTGACGGCTGACTGGACTCCGGGATTCAGTGTCAAAAACCAGACGAAAGATTTTGGATACTGTGAGTCGGCTGCTGCTGAGCTCGGCGTTGAAGTTCCGATGACCGCTTTGGTCAATCAACTCCTAAAGCGGCTCTCCGAAGTCGGACGGGAAGAAGACACTACCGCCGCACTTTACGACGTATACCTTGATCGCCTATGA